The DNA segment GGTGTGATGCGAAAAGGCCTATGTGATGGTTAAGTCAATATATTTCTAGTTGGTAATAAGCTTTAACGACTGTGCAATGATTCTGAAATCGTGGTCGTCTTTTATTATTCTCTTGTTTCAAAGGCCGTACATAAATCATACTGAGATTGTTCATCTCAAATTCCCATGCCGCAAATACGCGCCTCAATCGTCCGTCCAAATTAATTGACATTGGCAATGCGCACGCTGCGAGCGACACGACCAATGTCCCGCATAAGACGACATCACAGCCGTCGGCAGTGGCGAGGCCACCTAATCACCGTCCATTGCCGATCGGAGGGAGGGCTCGGGCCGTTAGGGTTCTTTGGTGAACGCAAATCACCCTAACGGCCCCTTCTCTCTCTCAAACCCTTCGTTGGTTTCATCTCTTAACCCTAACGCTTTTGATTGACCTCCAAacgcccccttctctctctctctctcaaaccttCGTAGGTTTCATCTCGTCTCGTCACCTTGTTCCTCAGATCGGAGCCGCGGATCGGTTGAAGACTACCCCTTGTCTCTTTGATCCCGACTTTCTCCAAGTCTTCTGCTTTCTGTTTCCGTGTTCCTTGGTCTTCCTCTGGCATGGAATTGACCGGACCAAGATGGAAGGGAAAGGGGTTTGCGGACACAGCTCTTGCGAATCCCATGTCCGAAATTATCTCTCGATTGCGAACCTCTTTAAGTCCATCGATGCCAAATGCGTTGCTTTCTGGTTGCATTGCTCTTCTCGAAGCCGAACCGGAGGCCGCTGACCTTCTCGAGCGAGCCTCGATCGGCAAAAACATCACCACCTTCGGAGGGGACAAGAAGTGCTTCCAGTTGGGTCCGGAGGAGTCCTTCTACTTGTATCATGGTCTGACGTGCATCAGGATTTCGAGGGAGGACGGAACTGCCATGGCAGAGGCAGAGCTGTGGAATCACTTCTGCTCTCAAAGGAAAGCGTTCCCCGAGCTCTACAAGGCGTACTCACATCTGAGATCGAAGAATTGGGTGGTGCGCTCGGGCACTCATTATGGCGCAGACTTCGTGGCTTACAGGCATCACCCTGCACTCGTTCACGCAGAGTACGCAGTGCTTGTTATACCAGAGAACGATGGCAAGGCTAGCAGTACTCGTTTGAGTGCATGGCCTGACCTTTGCTGCTCTCTACGTTTGAGTGGCTCTGTTGCAAAGACGCTGCTAATTCTCTATGTGAGCAGCTGCAGTAGGGACAGGAGTTCAGTGTGCAGCTCGGAGGAATTTAGTGTCGACGAGCGAATAATCCGAAGATGGATCCCAGAGAGGTCTCGAGAGGGCATATGCTTGGCGGGAGATGATGAAGTTCAATGAAAGGATTCCGACTTTCTGATTATGTAGCTCCATTTGTGTTCTGTTGATGAAAATGATCCAGTGAATGAATACAGGCGAGCGGATAAGATATCTTGAGCTAGAATTTAGTATAGTTGTGGTTCAGACTGGATGAATGATGTTTTAATCTGGTTGGACTGTTTGCATGAGGATCACCATGGTGTCTTtggttttttgttttctattttgatTCTGAGTACATCGGCCAAAGAGATGGATGGGCCACTTTTAATGTATCAAGAAGGTTGCTTTGGAAGTGGTTATTGAATTGCTCGAGTTCTTACAGTCGACGGGTGGCCTCATCGCCACTGGCACTAGCACCTCTAAGTCTCCTGTCAGTGTGTGCTTTGGTTTGACTTGGGGGGAGATGGTGTTTCAGTGAATGATTGAGTTGAGTTAGATTAGTATATGAGGAGTTGGGCTCTCACGAAGCACTTGAAATGCAGCATGATAGTCGATGCAAGGTGCCTGTTTGACGATATGCCTGAAAGGGACATCATGTTGTGGATTACTAATATAGCCAGGCTTGTGGAAGCAATGAATAGCGATTTGATCTGTTCTTTTGATTTGGAGGGGAGGTATCAAATGCCAGTCCATGAATGTTGGCAACCATGGTTCGTAACTACTGGTTTGGGCTACATTTTCGCTGGTAAGCAGTTGAATTCATATGTTCTTAAGTTAGGATTTATGAGAATATCTGTCTCTTGTGCTCTTATTGACATGTAAATGCGTCAAAGGAGCAAAGTAGGTCTTTGATGAGATACATGAGAAGATGGTTGGAGGATGAAAACACCGTTATATTGGCGTATGCTCTTCATGGTCACAACGAGAAAGCTCTGGACATGTACTACGAGATGTGTGGTGTTAACATTCGGATGGACTTATTTTAAGAATTGTGCTAGATTCCGCTTATTGGACATGTGAAGCAAGGTCATGTAAGTACTATCCGCAATGGCTTTGTGTTTGATATGGTGGCAAACATTGCTCTGTTTGACTTATACTGTTAAGTGTGGCACGATGGAAGATGCTAGGAATCATTTTTAAGATGCTAGGAATCATTTTTAAGATGCCTCACAAGAATCTTTAATCTTGGAATTCTCTGATAGGCAGCTATGCCAACCATGGGATGGTAATTGAGTCTGTCAAGACTTTTGAGAGGCTGTTGAAGGGATTGTCCCGGACAGTGTAATGATTCTTGCCATCTTATGTGTGTGTACTTTGGCTTATTACACAAGGGGAGGGAGACTTTGAGGTCATGATTCAAGATCCAAAGAATAGTCACGAGCAACACATCGTCCATGTATGTTCAAGTTGTTTGGTTGAGGACTGTTGGATGAAGATTATGCTTTGATAAAGAATGCTGCTTTTAGCCACACTAGGAACATATGGATGGTTTTGCCGACCGATGGCTTATAGAGATCACAGGAACTTGGAGCTGGGGAAATTTGCAGCAGAACAGCTTTTGGTTTGGGACATGAAGAATTAAGCACTTGCACAGTACCTCTGAAAGATTAAGAGCTTACAGAGTGCTCACTTACACAGTACTTATGAAAGATCAAGTCCTTACAGAGTGCTTCTTCATGTATGCAATAGATCTGAGTTGGTGGATGAGGTTTCCAAGGTTTCAGAATCTAGAAGAACTGAAGAAGGGTAATCGGACTTCTTCCAGCTTGCGGTTGGATTGAGATCGAGAAGTGGCTGCACAATTAAATCTCATCCGCAAAGTCTTGAAATTTATGAGAAACTAGATCCACTGATGGGTGAGATAGTGGAACTCAGTTATGTTACCGAGAAACTGGTGATTGCTTTTACTTCTCTGAAAATTGTCCAAAGCCATAGGAACTGCACTGATTGTCATATTGTGATTAAGCTGCTGACATTTATTATAAAATCGGAAGTTGTCGCAAAGAATGCAAGTTGATTCACTATTTCAGACGTGGAAGTTGTTCATCTGGGATTATTGGTAATTGTACTTTCTCTGTCCCCGAAAACCGGTTTGATGCTAGGAATGTAGACAGTGCTAAAAGTAGGATTGAAGAAGTATCGCATGGATCGATGGTCGTATGTTAGCTTGTATGCCAACCAATTCATGTGCATGTTTGGTTTGGTCTCTTCTCTCCTTAGGACTGAGGTTATTGTTTGTTAGAAGTTCTAGTCTTGAATCATCTGATGAGGGGACATGCAAGTCTTGAGATATgtatatacgtgtatatatatatatatgtgtatatgtgtatacatacatatgtacatatgtatgtatatatgtatatacattcttGGCCTCCGGCATTTGGCTCCTCAATAGGTTAGGGAAAGTCTTTCCTCATTGGCAACTTTCAAAAaaacatcgacattaggcatcgaaTAAAAGGTCATTTGGAAAACTTGTATTTATCTAATGAATTGTTGATTAGTGAATTGTTGCACAAAATAATGGGTCGAAAGTCTCTCTCGTGCATGATGTATTCGACTATGACATAAGTTTGAAGGCTCTCAATGTAATTaaagaatctatttatatttatacGTGATTGTGTTCACCCAAGACAAACATCTAAAGCATTCAACAAAACCTAGACATCTTTATTTGTCCGTCTAAGATATGAGCAATGACATTGGCTTAGAACATAAGCATTAAAGCATCTTATGCTCCATAAATGGATGACATCTTCTCGTACGTGATGTATTCGTTTCACATATAAGTGGATGTTCAGTGACCAAAGCATTGCAATATGTTTGATCAAAGACAAAGAAAAATATTTGACACATCCGATGTGGCCAATTCTAGTGAGAAATAACTTAGTATGACGCATCCGATGTGGCCAATTCTAGTGAGAAATAACTTAGTATCACTCGCACCTAAAAAATGATATAACTTGGATCCATGTAGCTAATGCATGCCgttataacaatagcaaatgaaacacgaCTTAACAATGGAATAGAGAAGCCTTTACCCCCAAAACAAAGGAGCAAATTACAGGATAAGGTTTATAATTTTGGTTTGTATTGATTTACTTAGCAGAGCTCGGTATGATATATACCGAAGCTTATCAACGATACGTTTAAAATGAGTCAAAAAACtcttcaaaaatattttaaaacataaaaaattagaataaatttttttaagttagaaataaatataaatttagtataatttttaataaaaataatataaattaggaaaAAATAATACCACGTATCTTTTTTAAATTTCAAGGAGTAACTTTGTGGCATGTATCGAATTATCTTTccgttaatattaaattatctattaaaaattatttaaaattattatattattttttatacaacttaaaccTTAAGAttcaaatatatcaaataatcaatcgatggatatgCCTAATTCTAGGACAATTTTAGCTTTGATTTAAATTGATCATTTAAAATAGGATAATCTCAGTCCTAATTCAAATTGATCATTCGAAATAAGATAATCTTAGTCCTTGATTTATAAGGGTTGAAATTTGATTGTTATGGACCGACACATTGGTAATGATCGGATTTCAACTTTATCGTTCGGTACAAATCAATAACGATTGAATTTCTATCGTTTGGTATCGTCTCATAGAGAGCGATCTGTATATCATTATCCTTTTAAACCAATACATACGACTCTGTAAACCTTAGATATGAtactatttttaaataataaatatttaataatcaaAGATCAATTAGTTCAAGATTTACCAATAGCATCAATTAGGCATGCAAATAAAGTGCCAATGGACATGCCATATCATCATGacttataaaagaaaatatttcctcATATAGCTTTAGTATTTTGATGATCATTACATAAACTAATTtattacataaaatatttttttcaagcataattttattttaaatttattaaatttatttgaaCACTCAATTTCTTATGGACCTTATTTTCTCCcaataaatcaaaataaactTGATCGTCGAATAGATTCATCGTTGAtacaatattttataagaataaactgaaaaagatatatatgataCATACATTTTATCCTCTTAAAGAAAATTATTACTTAATAAAttaaagttttttctttttttcagatGCAATGATAATAAAATTACGAACCAACTCGGATCAATTTCGTCAATGATCAAAATTGATCGTAACcataatttttattctttctgtATTTTCGATTCATCATAATCGTATCATGTTCCTCAATGCTAAATTGGTGCCtaaaattaagatttaaaatcGTCATATTTTTTAGGTTGACAACACTAAAACAGGCAAcccaaaaaacaaatcatcataaCGGTTTGTCATATCGGTGACCGGTATCAACAATCCGTTACGTCTTAATGAACAGAGGTTGTGTCGTACGCGTTATTGTAATGTTGTCTTTTCCGAGAGGGATTGGAATCATTAGATTTAGGATGACATGTCCAAATCACCTGTACGAATGTCGGAAGATCCAGCCGTCAAACTCAGTCCATCCGATGGCTGAGAACGACGATCCGTGTGCTCCCATCTCATTGGTCAGATCCCCTCCTCTCTCGACGTTATAAAAACGAAGCGAAGACCTCTTAACTCTATAACTGCGAGAGAGGCATCGAACGCCGAGGCCGTAGCCGGAGTTCTCCTCGCCGTCCGATTCCCAAACCGGAGTAGCGGTGTCGTCGCCATGGCCGGAAGAGGGAAGGCGATCGGCTCCGCCGCAGCGAAGAAGTCCATGTCGAGGAGCAGCAAGGCGGGGCTTCAGTTCCCTGTCGGTAGGATCGCCCGCTTCCTCAAGGCCGGCAAGTACGCTGAGCGCGTCGGCGCTGGCGCCCCCGTCTACCTCGCAGCCGTCCTCGAGTACCTCGCCGCCGAGGTACGGTCCTTTCCCCTCCTTTCCTCCGCTCTTTTTCTTCCATCCCGATGGCCCTCTCCTTCGATTTGGGGATTTTCTTGATTTGTGAACGAAACCCGCGATTTCTGGCCCTTTAGACTAAATTTAGGTTTCTGCTTCTTCCATCTGTATGAGATTTCGGATTTTGGGATGGTTCGGGTTCTCCTGTTCGCATCAAGAATCGATCTTGGGACGGTTCTTCGGACTCTGATCTAAGTTTTGGATCCGATGAACCTTTATGTGTTGACGTGGATAGGTTTTGGAGCTCGCTGGGAACGCGGCGAGGGACAACAAGAAGACCAGGATCGTCCCCAGGCACATCCAGCTCGCGGTGAGGAACGACGAGGAGCTGTCCAAGCTACTGGGGGAGGTCACCATTGCGAGCGGCGGTGTGATGCCCAACATCCACAACCTCCTCCTCCCCAAGAAGGCCGGCTCTGGCTCCTCCAAGGCTGCACCTGGAGACGATGACAACTGATAGCTCAGACCTTCCCCCTCCCACTCTTTGGAGATTAGCGTGCATAGGTTGTGAACTCTTTTAGATCCCAATGTGTGATTTTTTTGGCCTACCTTTAGATTTGTCTCACTTAAAGTTGCTGAAATCAAGTAATGACAAAGTGGGATTTGAAGTCATTCTCTGTGTGTTCTGCCACTGTTTGCTGCATCTCCTGTGTTCTTGGCTTTGCAATGCAACCAAGCAAGTCAATGTCAGAACTGGTTGTGATGTGTTAGCTAAGCTGTAGTCTCTCAAGGACAGGATTATTTGATGTAAAGATTGATTGTTTGGGGCAATTGGATATTGTTGTGACACCCTAATTTTGGCAGAACTACAGCTCTGACAAAATTGACTTTTGCTAGCtcatttagaatatatatatatatatatatatattaatattagaaTTGACTTGTATTGGATATGATGAGAGGCATGATAAATTAATTATCTCATTGGATTAGTACTGTGACAGCATGTAACAGCATGCATTATATATGACCTTCAATAAAATAGACTATAATATACCTTTTCTTAGAAATATAGCACCTGGGAAAATAAAGGGGAATCAAAGATTATTATGCATGATCTGTGCAACCAAATGATGTGCATCTACTTGTCCCCTTTTCTCAGATAAATAGATGATAACATTGCTTTTCTCAGAAAGACATTACCTGGGgaattattatgcatgatcattgaatCACAGATGAAAACAGGCACAATTAGTTGCAGACCACCAACTAATAGGGTTATCCTTGCAGGGAAGTCTAAAACCAGAACCACAATTACCTATTTGTCTTCTTCATATGCCCAACATATCTTACAGAAACAGAGTACAAATATTCCCATACCTTTCCTGGTTAGACCAGAATTTTTCATCACAGCTTTGAGTTGTATATATATCCTTCATGTCATGGTGCTTTGATTGCTCCCCACTTATCTAGCCCAGTGCTTGTTGTCCTTTAAACCTTTCTTTGATTCCTGCTCTTCTCCATGATCTCATGAGTTGCTTGGTCTTGTATAATCTAAATAGCATGACTACAGAAGCATATGCCTAGGAATCCCAAGTTGCAGAGTACATGATAAACTTCAGATCCACCCGAATAAAGATGCAACTCAAGAAGACAAACACTCCTTAGAGGAATCTTGAAGCCAGGAATATCCTAGAGACAATTCAAAATTCTGATAGGATATAAGAGGGATCTGGAGAAGCAAAACTTGAAAGGTAAAAATAGCAATATATTAAGCTCAATGCACCAGCAACATTTTAAGCTCATGGTACATCTGTCACATAAATTTTTGTACTATGAATAACAAAGCTTTGATGAGACCCCAGTCAGCATTATGGATAACATAGGTGATTCAGTGTTCCATTCTGTAGGAGAGAAAGATGAAATGATCTCCTATGCTTAGTGTTTTGGCAAATAAAATGAGAGGTTTTACTGCATTCCTACATAATCAAAATGCAGCAATTTAAGGTAGATTTATGTTGAAAATGTTGGAAAATAGACTAAGATGAATGTGATATCATGAAAAATGATGAGATAAAAGTGTGAGGTTAACCTACAGCAGAGAACAAGCAAAAGGTAAGGGGTTCCATAAAAATTAAGCGAGAAGTAATGAGAGGACCTTGAAGGGATCACAATAGTTGAGGACGGCAGAGATGAAGATCGATCACAATCCAATTTGAGCTCCCACGGAAGATAATATGGACTTACCTCAGAGTAATGAACAAGAGGAATTAACAATCTAGATCATGTTCAGAACATTTGTGAAGCCACCAGCTGAACAAGATTGCAACATTGAGTTAGGGTTTATCTATGAAAGGTTGGTTGCAGGCTTGGTCGTTGATTTGTGATACATTTACTTTACAGACATATCATATGGTATTTAGCACTTTTCTGACATTTACTTATCAATGCCAAATGATACTATACCTTCTTGTTTGACCAAACTGTTTAAGGGAAACTAATAGTCAACAATAATGATAAACTAAAGACAGAAAAAAGAGTTATGAATACTATATTTTAAAACTGTACCCTAAATGTAGCAACGGGGTCAAGGGAAACTATGTGTTTGTCAACTCTCTCGACAGATGGTTGAGCAAACTTGAGATAGAAGTCAcgtttttgcaacatgatggtaaatTGCCTGTTCAATGTGGAGAAACAAACCATACATGCTACTCAATCAAACAAATGTAGGATGTTTTAATGGGAAGCTTTTCATATTTAATACAAAATGCAGTTTGATATCATACCAAATCTGTGAATAGTCTTGACTTAGTAATCGATTTTGAAGAATTACTTTGTAGCTAAATGCCAAAATACTTACAGAATCAATACTTCAAGCAAACATTGGTTACAAAGTCGTATTAGTTAGATCACATGAGTATTCCATCTCTAATTGTATGCCCTGTTGACACACAGCTATTATCTTCTTAAGATTAAAATCTTGGGAAGTTACTAAGGTTCCTTGTAACTTTATAATAATCAGTGTAGGTAACTGGATTATTGGTACTGTGTGGTTTTCTCATGACCATTACAGTATCAAAACAAAAGTTTTATAATTGTCTATATGTGCAGAAGGCTTTTCCTAATAGATTGTTACATATTGGAAAAATGGCACTAATATTTTGAAGTAGTTTCCTATCAACAGTACAAGTAACTGTTTATTATTACCAACGTAATTCAATTCAAAGCTTTTCCATCAGTATGAGATCAATTGTTACCTCGTCTAACCAAAATTTAGGGTCCCTCTTCATCCGAACTGGAACTATCCACCCGTTGATCCACGATTGCAGGAAATAATAGCTGCCGAGGATCAGGAATAGGAGCTGCCCTTGGACTGCCCTTAACTTTTGGTGTCTTTGAAACTTTATTTGGTGACTCCCTTATTTCTTTGCATGCCTTATCTAACATGCCAAGAAAATCTCGCACAATGACAAATAACCGCAAGCCTTCTTCTTTCCCTGTATTCCCCTGAAAATAATCTGTGGTGTTCTGCACCAAGGATCTTATTCTTCGTTCTTCTTCCAACAAGAAATTTATGGCAACCTCAGCATTCTCCACGAAGCACTGCAGTGAATGGTGAAACCCACTATTCTCTTCCAGACTTTTCATGTCAGTGTTCAGGAACTCCTTATTCTCCATTAGTCTGTGCCCAAAGCTTGCCACTGCACTTGTTATGGCATCAGCATCCAATCCTGCTGCCTTCTTGACATTCTGAAGCTCACTGCTCAGACAAGAAACAACCTTAAGGCCAATGTCATAGTAATCTTCTCCAGATTCTCTAGGAGAATGTTCACCAAAATCATCAGAGTTAAGACTGTAATTTGTGAGGCAGGACATGTTTCCACTTTGTCTTGCCAAACATACAGCACGTACACCTTCAGAGCGAATGATCTCTTGAACAACAAAATGCAACAGAGTGGTCTTCCCATCGGCACCCTTAACATCTGACAACTTTAAGAGCGTGTCAAGCTTGAAAGCTTGAGCACCTCCACGGTAGGTTCCATCATTCATGCGGTTGCCAGTTTTAAGAACAGCTTCTAATAGCTTCAAGAACAAACGATTGCTTCTGAGCTCTGTGCAAGCTACCTATTATAAAAGAATACCTATGGTTTATTTCTACCAGaaaattatgatattagaaaCAAAATGATTATTAGTAACTGTAGTCTTCATTATCTATGAAATTGACTAAAGCACAAAGATAACAAGATGCTCATTCATCTAGCAGAGAGTATCAAAGGAAACATACACAATGAATATTAGAGAAGCGAACTCTACTACTCCTCTCTGAGATATTGACACTAACATACATGGCATTATCAAGTAACAACAATTCAACTAAAGTACGTGAACTGATTAATAAGCATGAAATGCACAAGGCTAACTTGTAATTTGATTGTAGCATTGaagaatgaatttcatcatagctTTGTTGTGCTCATCATATATAAGGTAATCATTGCATAATCTTTAGCTAAACATCTtaacatatttataataaaagCAGCATTTCTGAATCATCAATTTGTTGTCTCGTTAATAAGTGCCAAATGGAATTTTGCTGCTGGATGATAGGGGCAGATGTTTATGCATAGCTAAGATTATCGACTGCATGGATGTTGGGTTTGTAGATGCACTGCATAACACATGAAAGATTGGCCATAGTAGGCGAAGCCTCCCAATATTACTTTCCATACATCTTGGCTCTATGCAAATTAGTATCTGCACCATTTTTCATGCATACAAATTGACAAACATAACTGTTATCTTGCTACTCAATTGAAGTCATGGATATGAGATACAAAGAAAATGCATATAAAGGTTGCATGTCAATAATAGAAAATGGAACTTTTGATTAGTGCTTTTGGTATGATGACATTTTGATTAAAAGTTGGTATGCACTTGGCTATCTGCAAGTCACTCACATGTGTTCACTACTATATGAAAGACGTTGTTCTTGAATTTCACAAGGAAGATGTTCTGTAATCTTGCATTGTGATTGAGAATTGTTTCTTTCTTTACCTTtttctaaaaaattatattatcgcAGGTATAAATGCCTAGTAATAGGAAAATTGCTATTTATGTACTTAAGGCTTTAACCCATGTCACTTAATCTGAAACTGCACTCGTTGCAAAATGAATCAGATTAGGTTTGAAGTTCGAATTATTCAAATCTAGACCAGCTGTGGATTCAAATCTGAAGCTGATTTAGAAATGAGTACAAATGGATTGTACTTGTTAACTTATTTATATCGAAGGTTAGCTGAATGATTTAAGGATGTAGTGTAATTTACTTGTTTCCAAATGACAAGATCATAATTAATGAGCCCTCATTTGTCTTTTGCGCAGCCTTTTTCACATGAATCTTGAACTGTTGGACTCCTGGTAAAAAGCTGATCATTTCTTTTACTGAAACAGCCTTATCCTACACATTTAGGGAATAAGTCAGTTAATGATCAAGTTGGTTAACAGTGGTTAACATCATGGGGATGCAACCATTGATACCCATTACTCATGACCATAAAACAATTTTTATTCTCTACAGTTCTCTTGCATAATGAACATGGACATTCTGGGGTTTAACCAAGCAGTCTTAACAGCCTGATAAGTGAATAACATAAGATAATATGATTATTATGAAA comes from the Musa acuminata AAA Group cultivar baxijiao chromosome BXJ2-8, Cavendish_Baxijiao_AAA, whole genome shotgun sequence genome and includes:
- the LOC103993602 gene encoding probable tRNA-splicing endonuclease subunit Sen2 — translated: MELTGPRWKGKGFADTALANPMSEIISRLRTSLSPSMPNALLSGCIALLEAEPEAADLLERASIGKNITTFGGDKKCFQLGPEESFYLYHGLTCIRISREDGTAMAEAELWNHFCSQRKAFPELYKAYSHLRSKNWVVRSGTHYGADFVAYRHHPALVHAEYAVLVIPENDGKASSTRLSAWPDLCCSLRLSGSVAKTLLILYVSSCSRDRSSVCSSEEFSVDERIIRRWIPERSREGICLAGDDEVQ
- the LOC135618843 gene encoding probable histone H2A.2, producing MAGRGKAIGSAAAKKSMSRSSKAGLQFPVGRIARFLKAGKYAERVGAGAPVYLAAVLEYLAAEVLELAGNAARDNKKTRIVPRHIQLAVRNDEELSKLLGEVTIASGGVMPNIHNLLLPKKAGSGSSKAAPGDDDN